From the Psychrilyobacter piezotolerans genome, one window contains:
- the ord gene encoding 2,4-diaminopentanoate dehydrogenase encodes MRNIKVAIWGFGAMGSGMAKALLNKKGIEIVGVCDLHPDRVDREMHEVLGVNRGDRAPVYINGNIDEVLKEKSCDVCLCATDSFVKKAFPRLKLVLEKKINVISTAEEMAYPKAQSPEEALELDRIAKENGVSILGTGINPGLMMDLLVLTLTGAMTDLTHIKSERINSLSPFGHAVMEEQGVGLSKEDFIEQDKAGTLAGHVGFEESVNMMTDAVGWKLDGPLKTSMAPIVTDVPRETQYIKVDAGYVAGCSMLGDGYVEGEKKVEMVHPQQIEPQLGGVETGDYITLAGTPNISMAITPEIDGGIGTIAMCINMIPQIINSRPGLKTMIDLPVPRCIVGDYRDMIEVELN; translated from the coding sequence ATGAGAAATATTAAGGTAGCAATATGGGGATTTGGAGCAATGGGTAGTGGGATGGCTAAGGCACTATTAAATAAAAAAGGGATAGAAATCGTAGGTGTATGCGACCTTCATCCAGACAGGGTAGACAGGGAGATGCATGAAGTTTTAGGAGTAAACAGGGGAGATAGAGCTCCGGTTTATATAAATGGAAATATAGATGAAGTATTGAAAGAAAAGTCTTGTGATGTATGTCTGTGTGCCACAGATTCATTTGTAAAAAAAGCATTTCCTAGATTAAAGTTAGTTTTGGAAAAGAAGATAAATGTAATATCTACAGCGGAAGAGATGGCTTATCCAAAGGCACAGAGCCCAGAGGAAGCATTGGAATTAGATAGAATAGCCAAAGAAAATGGTGTATCAATATTGGGAACAGGGATAAACCCAGGACTCATGATGGACTTGTTGGTATTGACATTAACAGGTGCTATGACGGATCTTACACATATAAAATCAGAGAGGATAAACAGTCTGTCTCCATTTGGTCATGCAGTTATGGAGGAGCAGGGAGTAGGGCTCAGTAAGGAAGATTTTATAGAGCAGGATAAGGCAGGTACCTTAGCAGGACACGTTGGATTTGAAGAATCTGTAAATATGATGACAGATGCAGTAGGGTGGAAATTAGACGGGCCGTTAAAGACTTCTATGGCTCCAATAGTGACAGATGTTCCTCGTGAAACACAGTATATAAAAGTGGATGCAGGATATGTAGCAGGATGTTCTATGTTAGGAGACGGATATGTAGAAGGGGAGAAGAAAGTAGAAATGGTTCACCCGCAGCAAATAGAGCCGCAATTAGGAGGAGTAGAAACAGGTGACTATATCACATTGGCTGGAACTCCTAATATCAGTATGGCAATCACTCCTGAGATAGATGGGGGAATAGGAACTATCGCAATGTGTATCAACATGATACCGCAAATCATAAATTCCAGACCTGGATTAAAAACAATGATCGATCTGCCGGTTCCTAGATGTATAGTTGGAGATTACAGGGATATGATAGAGGTAGAACTTAATTAG
- the alr gene encoding alanine racemase: protein MELDVKRPVWVEINLDNLGHNMREIKKHIKPGTEVMAVIKADAYGHGALGMIETLKSENINKFAVAVLSEAIEIRNSDKDIQIILLGYTPDANLEEVIKWNITPTIYSLRQAEILDKLAGSHGKKIAVHISVDTGMHRVGLPIKYRTVEVIKEISEMDNLCLEGVYTHFAVADEADKGYTIKQVEEFKYIIDELEKLGVEIPIKHVSNSAAILDLPEFNYDMVRAGLLMYGLYPSEVQEKDKVIELKSVMSLHSKIYHIRTLEKGKSISYGLTYTVNKDSRLGLIPIGYADGYSRGLSNKASVIIKGKNRLAKVAGAICMDKFVVDITDIDMDINGGDEVILFGEDEYNKITPEDLADMLGTISYEILCNVSKRVPRVYKKGNKIMEIKDEVLDKIDLNF from the coding sequence ATGGAATTAGATGTTAAAAGACCTGTTTGGGTAGAGATCAATCTAGATAATTTAGGACACAATATGAGAGAGATAAAAAAACACATAAAACCAGGAACTGAAGTTATGGCAGTAATAAAAGCCGACGCCTATGGTCATGGTGCTTTGGGAATGATAGAGACACTAAAATCAGAAAATATAAATAAATTTGCAGTGGCAGTGTTGTCAGAAGCTATAGAAATAAGGAATTCAGATAAGGATATACAGATTATATTGCTGGGATATACTCCAGATGCTAATTTAGAAGAGGTAATTAAATGGAATATAACTCCTACAATATATTCCCTTAGACAGGCTGAAATATTGGACAAATTAGCTGGATCACATGGGAAAAAAATTGCTGTACATATAAGTGTAGATACAGGGATGCACAGGGTAGGATTACCTATAAAATATAGGACTGTAGAAGTTATAAAAGAGATAAGCGAGATGGATAATTTATGTTTGGAGGGGGTTTATACTCATTTTGCAGTAGCTGATGAAGCGGACAAAGGGTATACCATAAAACAGGTGGAAGAATTTAAATATATAATAGATGAGTTGGAAAAATTGGGGGTAGAAATTCCTATAAAACATGTGTCAAATAGTGCTGCTATATTAGACCTGCCGGAATTTAACTATGATATGGTAAGGGCAGGACTCCTCATGTATGGACTCTATCCATCGGAAGTACAGGAGAAAGATAAGGTGATAGAGTTGAAATCGGTGATGTCTCTCCATAGTAAGATCTATCATATAAGAACATTGGAAAAAGGTAAATCAATAAGTTATGGACTGACATATACGGTAAACAAAGACTCCAGGCTGGGGTTGATACCGATCGGATATGCCGACGGATACAGCCGTGGACTCAGTAATAAAGCAAGTGTAATTATCAAAGGGAAAAATAGATTGGCAAAGGTAGCAGGGGCTATCTGCATGGATAAATTTGTAGTAGATATTACAGATATAGATATGGATATAAATGGAGGAGATGAAGTTATCTTATTCGGGGAGGATGAATACAATAAAATAACTCCGGAAGATCTGGCGGATATGCTGGGGACCATAAGTTACGAAATTTTATGTAATGTAAGTAAAAGGGTTCCTAGAGTGTATAAAAAAGGGAATAAGATAATGGAGATAAAGGATGAAGTGCTGGACAAGATAGATTTAAATTTTTAA
- the ortA gene encoding 2-amino-4-oxopentanoate thiolase subunit OrtA: MLAKKGDWVMIYNIVLEPKDRAPQIPEDTKKVPLEMWIKGFLLEDTEVGEMADIETIVGRKVSGKLIEIHPNHKHNYGNHVPEILQIGKTLKELLFDGEGK; this comes from the coding sequence ATGTTAGCTAAAAAAGGTGACTGGGTAATGATCTACAACATAGTATTGGAACCAAAAGACAGAGCACCTCAAATACCGGAGGATACAAAAAAAGTTCCATTGGAGATGTGGATAAAGGGATTTTTGTTGGAAGACACCGAGGTAGGAGAGATGGCAGATATAGAGACAATAGTAGGGAGAAAGGTTAGTGGGAAATTGATTGAGATCCATCCCAACCATAAACACAACTATGGAAACCATGTGCCTGAAATTTTACAGATAGGAAAAACCCTGAAGGAACTACTTTTTGATGGGGAGGGGAAATAA
- a CDS encoding 7-cyano-7-deazaguanine synthase — protein MKALALFSGGLDSTLAIKLVQKQGIEVIALNFVSHFFGGKNEKADNMAKQLGVKLEYVDFSKIHTELVKNPPSGRGKNMNPCIDCHALMFEKAGELLEQYGASFLISGEVLGQRPMSQNFSSLNRVKKLSGVDLEDLIVRPLCAKLLPITKPEELGWIDREQLMDVNGRSRKVQLELVEKWGIVEYPTPGGGCMLTEPNYSKRLRTLEEDGFLSDEYSHLFHLTKRGRFFRLDSGKYLFVGREKDDNFKLSEYKGYGTLYIAGAGTPGPAIVGYGDLNEDQIALAQNLFSRYSQAKGKKKIQVVMNEKIVDVEEVNLEKLAEDIKKYLVL, from the coding sequence ATGAAAGCATTAGCACTTTTTTCAGGTGGATTAGACAGTACCTTAGCTATTAAGCTGGTACAAAAGCAAGGAATAGAGGTTATAGCACTTAATTTTGTATCTCATTTTTTCGGCGGAAAAAACGAGAAAGCAGATAACATGGCTAAACAATTGGGGGTAAAATTAGAATACGTAGATTTTAGCAAGATCCATACAGAACTGGTAAAAAATCCTCCCAGTGGAAGGGGAAAAAACATGAATCCGTGTATCGATTGTCACGCTCTTATGTTTGAAAAAGCGGGAGAATTATTAGAACAATATGGGGCTAGTTTTTTGATATCTGGAGAGGTTTTAGGACAAAGACCCATGTCTCAAAATTTTAGTTCATTGAATAGAGTAAAAAAATTATCCGGTGTAGATCTGGAAGACCTGATAGTGAGACCATTATGTGCTAAATTATTACCTATCACAAAACCTGAGGAATTAGGATGGATCGACAGGGAACAATTGATGGATGTTAACGGTAGAAGTAGAAAAGTTCAATTGGAACTGGTAGAAAAATGGGGGATTGTAGAATATCCAACTCCCGGCGGGGGATGTATGTTGACAGAGCCAAATTATTCTAAAAGGTTGAGAACTTTGGAAGAGGATGGGTTTTTAAGTGATGAGTATTCACACCTGTTCCACCTGACAAAGAGGGGAAGGTTCTTTAGATTAGACAGTGGTAAATATCTATTTGTTGGAAGGGAAAAGGATGATAACTTCAAACTTTCTGAGTACAAGGGATATGGAACTCTGTATATCGCAGGAGCAGGTACTCCGGGGCCGGCTATCGTAGGATATGGAGATCTGAATGAAGATCAAATTGCCTTAGCTCAAAATTTATTTTCAAGATACTCACAGGCTAAGGGGAAGAAAAAAATTCAAGTAGTGATGAATGAAAAGATTGTAGATGTAGAGGAAGTAAATTTAGAGAAATTAGCTGAAGATATAAAAAAATATTTAGTATTATAA
- a CDS encoding arginase has product MKTKIIGVPLNFGANRCGLEFSVENFIDRYPKYRDKIEVLGVEKQLEDFSTKGAKYLNTVAKTCEELAVNVNKIIKDGDFPISLGGDHAIAIGSIAGVAKEKEIGILWMDAHGDMNTPEISDSGHIHGMPLAASVGHGHSKLIDCFYNGAKVKKENVILFGTRDIDEKEQKLIDELGIKNYTWEMIAEMGFEKALGEVKEFFKDKNLHISFDLDGIDPAEITAVGTPVPGGLSREMGKTLVSEMIDTASVTSIDIVEYNPIYEKGAETSEYVDELLQLIEKKIN; this is encoded by the coding sequence TTGAAAACAAAAATAATAGGGGTACCATTAAACTTTGGAGCTAACAGATGCGGACTGGAATTTAGTGTAGAAAACTTTATAGACAGATATCCAAAATATAGAGATAAGATAGAGGTTTTAGGAGTAGAGAAACAATTGGAAGATTTTTCAACAAAGGGAGCTAAATATCTGAATACAGTGGCAAAAACCTGTGAAGAATTGGCTGTCAATGTAAATAAGATAATAAAGGATGGAGATTTTCCCATTAGTCTGGGAGGAGATCATGCCATAGCCATAGGAAGTATAGCCGGGGTGGCCAAAGAAAAAGAGATCGGAATATTATGGATGGATGCTCATGGGGATATGAATACTCCTGAGATAAGTGATTCAGGACATATACATGGGATGCCGCTGGCTGCTTCTGTAGGACACGGACATTCCAAATTAATAGATTGTTTCTACAATGGAGCTAAGGTAAAAAAAGAAAATGTAATCCTATTCGGGACCAGGGATATAGATGAGAAGGAACAAAAATTGATCGATGAACTGGGGATCAAAAATTATACTTGGGAAATGATAGCAGAGATGGGGTTTGAAAAAGCTTTAGGAGAGGTAAAAGAATTCTTTAAAGATAAAAACCTGCATATCAGTTTTGATCTGGATGGGATAGATCCTGCAGAGATAACAGCTGTTGGAACACCTGTTCCAGGGGGGCTTAGCCGTGAAATGGGTAAGACCCTGGTATCGGAGATGATAGATACGGCATCTGTAACATCTATAGATATAGTGGAATATAACCCAATATATGAAAAGGGAGCGGAAACTTCTGAATATGTAGATGAGTTACTCCAATTAATAGAGAAGAAAATAAATTAA
- the ortB gene encoding 2-amino-4-oxopentanoate thiolase subunit OrtB: MDRSYNAVMSRKTEIMKKAVGIDYDTFEKEGIVFDYEAMMREAGYSLEEIKKIQGETGVGNTPIYELRNLTNLARKMAPAGKGARIFLKDEASNPSGSFKARRAATAVYHAKKLGYKGVIAATSGNYGAAVASQAAMLGLKCIIVQECYDSQGKGQPEIVEKARKCEAYGAEVVQLTVGPELFYSFLNLLEETGYFNASLYTPFGIAGVETLGSELVEQIVEKTGKQPDVVVCTNAGGGNLTGTARGMRKVGAEGVKVVGASVNLKGLHMASDTDFNKKSFTTGHTGFGIPFTTNPDRSDVPRSAARPLRYMDRYVTITQGEVFYMTESLAQLEGLERGPAGNTSLAAAFSIAQEMDEDQIIVVQETEYTGAGKHIQPQLSFARDNGIDLHFGNPRDEIPGKSIILPEHPKMIKAVDLDMDKIRQSYVKNMVKKKSDDREFSDEELSYIAVETNLTVEEVKGRLK, from the coding sequence ATGGATAGAAGTTATAATGCTGTGATGTCTAGAAAGACAGAGATAATGAAAAAAGCTGTAGGGATAGATTACGATACCTTTGAGAAGGAAGGGATAGTTTTTGACTATGAAGCTATGATGAGGGAAGCGGGATATTCGCTGGAAGAGATAAAAAAAATACAAGGGGAAACCGGAGTAGGAAATACTCCTATATATGAACTTAGAAATTTGACTAATTTAGCCAGAAAAATGGCTCCGGCTGGAAAGGGAGCCAGAATATTTTTAAAAGATGAGGCATCTAACCCATCTGGAAGCTTTAAGGCCAGGCGTGCTGCCACAGCAGTATATCATGCCAAAAAGCTGGGATATAAAGGAGTTATTGCTGCAACTTCTGGAAACTATGGAGCAGCAGTAGCATCTCAGGCAGCCATGCTGGGATTAAAATGTATAATAGTGCAGGAGTGCTATGACAGCCAAGGAAAAGGGCAGCCTGAAATTGTAGAAAAAGCCAGAAAGTGTGAGGCATACGGGGCTGAGGTAGTTCAACTGACTGTGGGGCCTGAATTATTTTACTCATTCTTAAATTTATTGGAAGAAACAGGGTATTTTAATGCTTCCCTCTATACACCATTTGGTATCGCAGGAGTAGAAACACTGGGATCAGAACTGGTGGAGCAGATAGTTGAAAAGACAGGGAAACAGCCTGATGTAGTGGTGTGTACCAATGCAGGAGGGGGAAATCTAACTGGAACTGCCCGTGGAATGAGAAAAGTAGGAGCAGAAGGTGTAAAAGTAGTAGGAGCAAGTGTAAATTTAAAAGGATTACACATGGCATCGGATACTGATTTCAATAAAAAATCATTTACAACGGGACATACCGGGTTTGGGATACCATTTACAACTAATCCAGACAGATCCGATGTACCCAGATCAGCAGCCAGACCCCTTAGATATATGGATCGGTATGTAACAATAACTCAGGGGGAAGTATTTTATATGACAGAATCTCTGGCACAATTAGAAGGGCTGGAGAGAGGACCTGCCGGGAATACATCCTTGGCAGCAGCTTTTTCCATAGCACAGGAAATGGATGAAGATCAGATCATAGTGGTACAGGAAACAGAATATACAGGTGCAGGAAAACATATTCAGCCGCAGCTGTCATTTGCAAGGGATAATGGGATAGACCTACACTTTGGTAACCCTAGAGATGAAATTCCCGGAAAGAGCATCATATTACCGGAACATCCAAAGATGATAAAAGCTGTGGATTTAGATATGGATAAGATAAGACAATCATATGTAAAAAATATGGTGAAGAAAAAATCTGACGACAGAGAATTTAGTGATGAAGAACTCAGCTATATTGCTGTTGAGACAAACTTAACAGTAGAAGAAGTAAAAGGAAGATTAAAATAA
- a CDS encoding MATE family efflux transporter, producing MDLRKDPILKLFLNYLLPSVAGTLSVGILIFIDTLFIGRGIGSLGLAALTTAVPMFTLYSSIGLLLGMGGATVGAIELGRGKKDSLKTAFTNALLLAIGLSIILTIIQQLFLKDIVSGLGATREIYHMVRSYLKVISLFTCFYLIPHTMNIFIRNDNNPNLAMVGMMICGLTNIVLDYIFIFIFKWGMIGAATATGIAQLTYTLILATHFISSKNTLGVIKDGLNIKILKRIIKTGFPSFITDAFGGVVIFLLNGILFKLSGSIGVSAYAIILNINWMIYLLYLGISQGCQPIISINYGSSLKNRLDEMLKIGVITSFCVGVLIYIGVVFYRENLVNLFVSENRELTEVATNGFPLFFIAIIFMGFNLFMGTYFQAVEQTKISMFIMFLRGLGMTAILLYPMAEFYGIDGVWLTLPLAEMTTTVLIIWGIRKKMV from the coding sequence ATGGATTTAAGGAAAGATCCTATATTAAAGTTATTTCTAAACTACCTCCTGCCATCGGTGGCAGGAACATTGTCTGTAGGAATATTAATTTTTATAGATACCTTATTTATAGGCCGCGGGATAGGAAGTTTAGGATTGGCGGCTCTTACCACGGCAGTCCCTATGTTTACCCTCTATTCGTCCATAGGATTGCTGCTGGGTATGGGCGGAGCTACTGTAGGAGCGATAGAGTTAGGCCGTGGGAAAAAGGATAGTTTAAAAACAGCCTTTACCAATGCATTGTTATTAGCCATAGGATTAAGTATAATATTGACAATAATACAACAATTATTTTTAAAAGATATAGTCAGCGGGCTGGGAGCTACCAGAGAAATTTATCATATGGTAAGATCATATTTAAAGGTGATATCGCTGTTTACATGTTTTTATTTAATTCCTCATACTATGAATATATTTATCAGGAATGATAACAATCCAAATCTGGCCATGGTAGGGATGATGATCTGCGGACTAACAAACATTGTTTTAGATTATATATTTATATTTATATTTAAATGGGGGATGATAGGTGCAGCCACAGCTACAGGAATAGCTCAACTAACCTATACCTTGATCCTGGCAACACACTTTATCAGCTCTAAAAATACATTGGGGGTAATAAAAGACGGGCTTAATATTAAAATATTGAAGAGGATAATAAAAACTGGATTCCCGAGTTTTATAACAGACGCATTTGGAGGGGTAGTAATTTTTTTACTGAATGGAATATTGTTCAAACTCAGTGGATCTATAGGAGTTTCTGCCTATGCTATCATACTTAATATAAACTGGATGATCTATCTTTTATATCTGGGTATATCCCAAGGGTGCCAGCCCATCATAAGTATAAATTATGGGAGTAGTTTAAAAAACAGGCTGGATGAGATGTTAAAAATAGGAGTGATAACTTCATTTTGTGTGGGAGTGTTGATATATATAGGCGTTGTTTTTTACAGGGAAAATTTGGTAAATTTATTCGTAAGCGAAAATAGAGAACTAACAGAGGTAGCCACAAATGGATTTCCATTATTTTTTATAGCCATAATTTTTATGGGGTTCAATCTATTTATGGGGACTTATTTTCAGGCTGTGGAACAGACAAAAATTTCAATGTTTATAATGTTTTTAAGGGGTCTTGGGATGACTGCAATACTGCTATACCCAATGGCTGAATTTTATGGGATAGACGGAGTTTGGTTAACTTTACCATTGGCAGAAATGACAACTACAGTTCTTATTATTTGGGGAATAAGGAAAAAAATGGTATAA
- the alr gene encoding alanine racemase → MELNLKRPVWVEVNLDNLGHNMREIKKHIKPGTEVMAVIKADAYGHGALGVIDTLKAENINKFAVAVLSEAIEIRNSYKDIQIILLGYTPDANLEEVIQWDITPTIYSLRQAKVLNELAKLHGKKIAVHINVDTGMHRVGLPIKYRTVEVIKEISELDNLYLEGVYTHFAVADEADKWYTIKQVKEFTYIIDELKKLGVEIPIKHVSNSAAILDLPEFNYDMVRAGLLMYGHYPSEVQEKDKVIDLKQVMSLHSKIYHIRTLEKGESISYGLTYTVNRESRTGLIPIGYADGYSRGLSNKGKVIIKGKNAVARVAGAICMDKFVVDITGLDVHGGDEVILFGEDQYNRVTPEDIADILGTISYEVLCNVSKRVPRVYKKDNEIIEIKDEVLDNIDL, encoded by the coding sequence ATGGAATTAAATCTCAAAAGACCTGTTTGGGTAGAGGTCAATCTAGATAATTTGGGACACAATATGAGGGAGATAAAAAAACACATAAAACCAGGAACCGAAGTCATGGCGGTAATAAAAGCTGATGCCTATGGTCATGGAGCTCTGGGAGTGATCGACACACTAAAAGCAGAGAATATAAATAAATTTGCAGTGGCAGTATTGTCGGAAGCTATAGAGATAAGGAATTCATATAAGGATATACAGATTATATTGCTGGGATATACTCCAGATGCTAATTTAGAAGAGGTAATTCAATGGGATATAACTCCTACAATATACTCCCTTAGACAGGCCAAAGTATTAAATGAATTGGCTAAATTACACGGGAAAAAAATTGCGGTACACATAAATGTAGACACGGGAATGCATAGGGTAGGATTACCTATAAAATATAGGACTGTAGAAGTTATAAAAGAGATAAGTGAGCTGGATAACTTATATTTAGAGGGAGTCTACACCCATTTTGCAGTGGCTGATGAAGCAGATAAATGGTACACCATAAAACAGGTGAAGGAATTTACGTACATAATAGATGAACTAAAAAAACTAGGGGTAGAAATACCCATAAAACATGTGTCAAATAGTGCAGCCATATTAGATCTGCCGGAATTTAACTATGATATGGTGAGGGCAGGACTCCTCATGTACGGACACTATCCATCGGAAGTACAGGAGAAAGATAAGGTGATAGATTTGAAACAGGTGATGTCCCTGCACAGTAAGATCTATCATATAAGAACACTGGAAAAAGGGGAATCAATAAGTTATGGACTTACATATACGGTAAACAGAGAATCCCGGACAGGATTGATACCAATCGGATATGCAGATGGATACAGCCGTGGACTCAGTAATAAGGGAAAAGTAATCATCAAGGGTAAAAATGCAGTGGCGAGAGTAGCTGGAGCCATCTGTATGGATAAATTTGTAGTGGATATAACAGGTTTAGATGTACATGGAGGAGATGAAGTTATCTTATTCGGGGAAGACCAGTACAATAGAGTGACTCCAGAGGATATAGCAGATATATTGGGGACCATAAGTTATGAAGTCCTATGCAATGTAAGTAAAAGAGTTCCTAGAGTATATAAAAAAGATAATGAAATTATAGAGATAAAGGATGAAGTATTGGACAATATAGATTTGTAA
- a CDS encoding arginase: MKTKIVGIPLNFGANRCGLEFGVDNFIDRYPKYRDKIEVLGVEREVEDFSRKNAKYLNTVAKTCEKLAVSINKIVKDGNFPITLGGDHAIAIGSIAGVSKEKEIGILWMDAHGDMNTPEISESGHIHGMPLAASIGYGHSKLVDCLYKGTKVKKENVILFGTRDIDEKEQELIDELGIKNYTWDMIAEMGFEKALGEVKEFFRDRNLHISFDLDGIDPAEVTAVGTPVPGGLSREMGKILVSEMIDTASVTSIDIVEYNPIYEKGMETSEYVDELLQLIEKKITL; this comes from the coding sequence ATGAAAACAAAAATAGTGGGGATACCGTTAAACTTTGGAGCTAACAGGTGCGGATTGGAATTTGGTGTAGACAACTTTATAGACCGATATCCAAAATACAGGGATAAGATAGAGGTGTTAGGAGTAGAGAGAGAAGTGGAAGATTTTTCAAGAAAGAATGCTAAATATCTGAATACAGTGGCAAAAACCTGTGAAAAATTAGCTGTGAGCATAAATAAGATAGTCAAGGATGGAAATTTTCCCATCACTTTAGGTGGAGATCATGCCATAGCCATAGGCAGTATAGCCGGGGTATCCAAAGAGAAAGAGATAGGAATATTATGGATGGATGCTCATGGGGATATGAATACTCCTGAGATAAGTGAATCTGGACACATACATGGAATGCCACTAGCTGCATCCATAGGGTATGGGCATTCTAAATTGGTGGATTGTTTATATAAGGGGACTAAGGTAAAAAAAGAAAATGTAATCCTATTTGGGACCAGGGATATAGATGAGAAGGAACAAGAACTGATAGATGAATTGGGAATCAAAAACTATACTTGGGATATGATAGCAGAGATGGGGTTTGAAAAAGCTTTAGGAGAGGTAAAAGAATTCTTTAGAGATAGAAACCTGCATATCAGTTTTGATCTGGATGGAATAGATCCTGCAGAGGTAACAGCTGTTGGAACTCCTGTTCCAGGAGGGCTCAGCCGTGAAATGGGTAAAATTCTGGTGTCGGAGATGATAGATACAGCATCTGTAACATCTATAGATATAGTGGAATATAATCCGATATATGAGAAGGGAATGGAAACGTCTGAATATGTAGATGAGTTACTTCAATTAATAGAGAAGAAGATAACTCTATGA
- a CDS encoding cell division protein SepF, producing the protein MELFKNFKQVLGFEGTEGSNEIEDEIMVEMEEEAGEKEEENLSVPSSPTPSLKSNVYKNNENISDYQTIFVSPTSFEECKKIANYINKEKIVTVNLESLSNEMAQRMLDFLSGAMEVKKARFITVSKKVYVSIPDGIKSYVEDENNEIFG; encoded by the coding sequence ATGGAATTATTTAAAAATTTTAAACAAGTTTTAGGATTTGAGGGGACAGAAGGATCCAATGAAATCGAAGATGAAATAATGGTTGAAATGGAGGAAGAAGCAGGGGAAAAAGAAGAAGAAAATCTATCAGTTCCATCATCACCTACACCGAGTTTAAAGAGTAATGTGTATAAAAATAATGAAAATATAAGCGACTATCAGACTATTTTTGTCAGCCCTACTAGTTTTGAAGAGTGTAAAAAGATTGCAAACTATATAAATAAGGAAAAGATTGTAACTGTAAACTTAGAGAGCTTGAGCAATGAAATGGCTCAAAGGATGCTGGATTTTTTAAGTGGAGCTATGGAAGTAAAAAAAGCCAGGTTTATAACTGTGAGTAAGAAGGTATATGTATCTATACCTGATGGGATAAAATCATATGTAGAAGATGAAAATAACGAAATATTTGGATAG
- the orr gene encoding ornithine racemase Orr, whose translation MTEYPRVVVNLEKIRDNVKFLTKKCYESQIDVVGVTKVFSGSLEMAKVLVEGGVKYLGDSRVKNLKKYKNLDVPKVMIRLPMRSQIKEVIKHVDISLNSEISTIALLNEEAGKQGKVHKIILMIELGDLREGVLPEDVECYMDQLNSMKNIKLEGIGVNLTCYGGIIPSFENLEKLEIISNLIEGKYNLKLNIISGGNSSSLDLLWNNNMPPKINNLRLGESLIFGRETAYGKDLEGCFHDSVKLEVEIIELKEKKSYPVGEIGVNAFGEKPVFIDRGKRKRAILAIGKQDVDHSNLETMDEKLIILGSSSDHLVVDVTDSKIKYKVGDIVGFKLNYGSLLQLTTSPYVKKTW comes from the coding sequence ATGACTGAATACCCAAGAGTAGTAGTGAATTTGGAAAAGATCAGAGATAATGTAAAATTTTTGACAAAAAAATGTTATGAATCCCAGATAGATGTAGTGGGGGTAACCAAAGTTTTTTCTGGAAGCCTGGAGATGGCCAAGGTCTTGGTGGAAGGAGGGGTAAAATATTTGGGAGATTCCAGGGTGAAAAATTTAAAAAAATATAAAAATTTAGATGTTCCCAAAGTGATGATCCGTCTGCCTATGAGATCCCAGATAAAAGAAGTGATAAAGCATGTGGATATAAGTTTAAACAGTGAAATATCTACCATAGCCCTTTTAAATGAGGAGGCAGGAAAACAAGGTAAAGTTCATAAAATTATTTTGATGATTGAATTAGGAGACCTGAGAGAAGGGGTCCTGCCTGAAGATGTAGAGTGTTATATGGATCAGCTAAATTCTATGAAAAATATTAAATTAGAAGGGATTGGTGTAAACCTCACGTGTTATGGTGGGATCATTCCCAGCTTTGAGAATTTGGAAAAATTAGAGATAATTTCGAATTTAATAGAGGGAAAATATAATTTAAAATTAAATATTATATCAGGTGGAAATTCCAGTAGTTTGGATCTTTTGTGGAACAATAATATGCCGCCAAAAATAAATAATCTAAGGTTGGGAGAATCTCTTATTTTTGGAAGGGAAACCGCTTATGGAAAAGATCTGGAAGGCTGCTTTCATGACAGTGTAAAATTAGAGGTAGAGATAATAGAATTAAAAGAAAAGAAGTCCTATCCAGTGGGAGAAATTGGAGTCAATGCTTTTGGAGAAAAACCAGTATTTATCGATAGAGGTAAGAGAAAGCGGGCTATACTAGCTATTGGAAAACAAGATGTAGATCATTCCAATTTAGAAACAATGGATGAAAAATTAATAATCTTAGGTTCCAGCAGTGATCATTTGGTGGTGGATGTAACTGACTCAAAAATAAAATATAAGGTAGGAGATATAGTTGGATTTAAGCTGAATTATGGTTCCCTTCTGCAGTTAACCACATCACCCTACGTAAAAAAAACATGGTAA